One Glycine max cultivar Williams 82 chromosome 6, Glycine_max_v4.0, whole genome shotgun sequence DNA segment encodes these proteins:
- the LOC100499653 gene encoding TIR-NBS-LRR type disease resistance protein, with the protein MESHFSTLSKQLGPVNDVRVVGITGMGGIGKSTLGRALYERISHQFNSSCYIDDVSKLYRLEGSAGVQKDLLSQSLNETNLKIWNLSYGTELAWRRLHNAKALIVLDNVEEDKQLNMFTANRKNLLRERLGRGSIVIIISRDQQILKARGADLIYQVKPLDDTDALRLFCKNAFKNNYIMSDFKTLTSHVLSHCEGHPLAIEVLGSSLFGKDVSYWGSALVSLRESKSIMDVLRISFDQLEDTHKEIFLDIACFLYDHDVIYVKEILDFRGFNPEYGLQVLVDKSLITMRRIVEMHDVLRNLGKYIVREKSPWNPWKWSRLWDFKDLNIVSLDNKATENVEAIVHEEDYDIEKDSDLEEDSNLEDSDLEEDSDLEEDSDLEDYDLEEDSDLEEDSDLEDYDLEEDSDLEDSHFLPTVRVDALSTMSNLKLLKFRYAGYEINYSGTLTKLSNELGYLTWVKYPFECLPPSFEPDKLVELILPKSNIKQLWEDRKPLPNLRHLDLSGSKNLIKMPYIGDALYLEWLDLEGCIQLEEIGLSVLSRKLTSLNLRNCKSLIKLPQFGEDLILKKLYLEGCQSLSHIDQSIGFLKNLDHLNMENCKQLKRIDPSIGLLEKLRELNLKNCKNLESLPNSILGLNSLKYLNLSGCVKLYNTELLYELRDAGQLKKIGIDGAPIHFQSTSSYSRQHKKSVSCSMPSSPIFPCMRQLDLSFCNLVEIPDAIGNMCCLEWLDLSGNNFATLPNLKKLSKLLCLKLQHCKQLKSLPELPSRIEIPTGESYFGNKTGLYIFNCPKLFDRKRCSNMAFSWMMQLYQVIHSFYRSEGVSPGSEIPKWFNNQHEGNCVSLDASHVMHDDNWIGVAFCAIFVVPHETISAMAFSKTDGYYSGFSDIPVDFYEDLDQELVLDKSDHMWLFFFDRKMFIFKFHLQPENLGRLLLKCDGRRKWKESYAEVKKYGYRWVYKGDNEQRKRKFGEIEENEGMMSEEGRKDDASSSQENTINLDLSL; encoded by the exons ATGGAATCTCATTTTTCTACATTATCAAAGCAGCTGGGGCCGGTTAATGATGTTCGAGTTGTTGGAATTACTGGGATGGGTGGAATAGGAAAGTCCACTCTTGGTCGAGCTTTATATGAAAGAATCTCTCAtcaatttaattcttcttgttATATTGATGACGTAAGCAAACTTTATCGACTGGAAGGTTCAGCAGGTGTACAAAAAGACTTACTTTCTCAGTCTCTAAATGAAACAAATCTAAAGATTTGGAATTTATCTTATGGAACAGAACTGGCATGGAGGAGGCTACACAATGCAAAGGCACTTATAGTTCTTGACAATGTTGAAGAAGATAAACAGCTTAATATGTTTACTGCGAATAGAAAGAATCTGTTACGTGAACGCCTTGGTAGAGGAAGCATAGTCATTATAATTTCTAGGGATCAACAAATATTGAAGGCACGTGGAGCAGATCTTATTTACCAAGTGAAGCCATTGGATGACACCGATGCTCTTCGATTGTTTTGCAAAaatgcatttaaaaataattatattatgagtGATTTTAAAACGTTGACTTCTCATGTACTATCACATTGTGAAGGTCATCCCTTAGCAATTGAAGTATTGGGCTCATCTTTGTTTGGTAAAGATGTCTCTTATTGGGGGAGTGCATTGGTTTCCTTAAGAGAAAGTAAAAGTATTATGGATGTGTTGCGAATAAGTTTTGATCAATTGGAGGATACACACAAGGAAATATTTCTAGATATTGCATGTTTCTTGTACGATCATGATGTGATATATGTGAAGGAAATTCTAGATTTTCGTGGATTTAATCCCGAATACGGCCTACAAGTTCTCGTTGATAAATCACTTATAACCATGCGTAGGATAGTTGAAATGCATGACGTTTTGCGCAATTTGGGCAAGTATATTGTTAGAGAAAAATCACCTTGGAATCCATGGAAGTGGAGTAGGTTGTGGGATTTCAAAGATCTCAACATAGTTTCGTTGGATAATaag GCAACAGAAAATGTTGAGGCCATAGTTCATGAAGAAGACTATGACATTGAAAAAGACTCTGACTTAGAAGAAGACTCTAACTTAGAAGACTCTGACTTAGAAGAAGACTCTGACTTAGAAGAAGACTCTGACTTAGAAGACTATGACTTAGAAGAAGACTCTGACTTAGAAGAAGACTCTGACTTAGAAGACTATGACTTAGAAGAAGACTCTGACTTAGAAGACTCTCACTTTCTTCCAACAGTGAGGGTGGATGCTCTATCAACAATGAGTAACCTTAAACTTCTCAAATTTAGATACGCTGGCTACGAAATCAATTATTCAGGAACACTTACTAAGCTTTCCAATGAATTAGGATATCTTACTTGGGTAAAGTATCCTTTTGAGTGTTTGCCACCAAGTTTTGAGCCGGACAAACTTGTTGAGTTGATTCTACCTAAAAGCAACATCAAACAACTTTGGGAAGATAGAAAG CCTCTACCCAATTTGAGGCATTTggatctctctggctccaaaaatctaataaaaatgcCATATATTGGAGATGCCCTATATCTTGAGTGGCTTGATCTCGAAGGATGTATACAACTCGAAGAGATCGGTCTGTCCGTTCTTTCACGAAAGCTTACTTCTCTGAATTTGAGAAATTGCAAAAGTCTTATCAAGTTGCCACAGTTTGGAGAGGACCTAATTCTTAAAAAGCTATATCTCGAAGGATGTCAAAGTCTCAGTCACATTGATCAAtccatcggttttctaaaaaacctCGATCATTTGAATATGGAAAACTGCAAACAACTCAAACGCATTGATCCATCCATCGGTTTACTAGAAAAGCTCAGagaattgaatttgaaaaactGCAAAAATCTAGAAAGCTTACCCAATAGCATACTAGGTCTCAATTCTCTTAAATATCTGAATCTCTCTGGCTGTGTAAAACTGTACAACACCGAGTTATTATATGAACTAAGGGATGCAGGGCAATTGAAGAAGATTGGTATAGATGGAGCTCCTATTCATTTCCAATCAACATCTTCCTACTCCagacaacataaaaaatcagTTAGTTGCTCAATGCCTTCCTCCCCAATATTTCCATGTATGCGTCAACTTGATCTAAGTTTCTGTAATTTAGTTGAAATCCCTGATGCTATTGGAAATATGTGTTGCTTAGAATGGCTAGATTTAAGTGGTAACAATTTTGCTACACTGCCCAACCTCAAGAAGCTTTCCAAACTGTTGTGTTTAAAGTTACAACATTGCAAGCAGTTGAAATCTTTGCCTGAGCTCCCTTCACGGATTGAAATCCCAACTGGTGAAAGCTATTTTGGAAACAAAACAGgattatacatttttaattgcCCAAAATTATTTGATAGGAAACGCTGCAGTAACATGGCTTTTTCATGGATGATGCAATTGTATCAG GTGATCCATTCTTTTTACAGATCTGAAGGTGTTAGTCCTGGAAGTGAAATACCAAAGTGGTTCAATAATCAGCATGAGGGAAATTGTGTAAGCTTAGACGCATCTCATGTTATGCATGACGATAATTGGATTGGCGTTGCGTTTTGTGCAATATTCGTCGTACCTCATGAAACAATCTCAGCGATGGCTTTTTCAAAAACAGATGGGTACTACTCGGGTTTTAGTGATATTCCAGTGGATTTTTATGAAGATCTAGATCAAGAACTTGTTTTAGACAAATCAGATCACATGTGGCTATTCTTTTTTGATCGAAAAAtgttcatttttaaattccatCTCCAGCCCGAAAATCTTGGAAGATTGCTTTTGAAATGTGATGGAAGGAGAAAGTGGAAAGAGTCATATGCTGAGGTGAAGAAATACGGATATCGCTGGGTATATAAAGGGGATAATGAACAAAGGAAGCGCAAATTTGGGgaaattgaagaaaatgaaggaaTGATGTCAGAAGAAGGGAGAAAAGATGATGCAAGCTCCTCCCAGGAAAACACAATCAACTTGGATCTTAGCCTGTAG